The Thermodesulfovibrionales bacterium sequence GAGGATCAACAGGGCGACGGTAGAGGGTGATCAGTTCTGCATAGCAACCCTGAAGAAAGGTGATATCTTCGGTACCATGTCTTTTCTTGACGGAAGCCCCCATGACGCGACGATTGTGTCAGACCAGCGGACTGAGCTGACGGTATTGGAGAAGTCCGATTTTGACCGTCTGATCCAGTCCAGTCCCCTGACGGCCGCCAAGATATTACGGAGGCTTTCGATGCATCTTGCCGCTCTCGTGAGGAATATGAACAGCCAGTATATGGATGTCATGAACCTCATGTTCAGAAAGGGCAAATGACAGAGGGACGTTTGAATGAGGAAAGAGGCAAAAATTTATTGAAGGCGGAGTGGAGACATGAACGTTCTTGAA is a genomic window containing:
- a CDS encoding cyclic nucleotide-binding domain-containing protein; the protein is MTGKSIVSGSMEDGVIQGIHIFRDLDSSERAIIGAILTCKECAPNDVIYTEGDKGNSLNIILKGKVRINRATVEGDQFCIATLKKGDIFGTMSFLDGSPHDATIVSDQRTELTVLEKSDFDRLIQSSPLTAAKILRRLSMHLAALVRNMNSQYMDVMNLMFRKGK